Genomic segment of Rhinoraja longicauda isolate Sanriku21f chromosome 4, sRhiLon1.1, whole genome shotgun sequence:
GGGTAGAAACACCTTGAGTAAATCACATTAACTTCTGTAAATCCTCCCCTTGCAAATCAGTGAATAGTCACTGTTGTGAGTGGGGAACAACCTTGAAGTACAAGCTCaacctccagcatctgcagctcggcAGATCTTTCCCATTTGAACCTCTGTCCGATCCCCACTCGAGATCTATAGTTCTCTGAGAGTTCATAAGGAGGTGGGACCTTTGAAGCTTTGTCTGCATTAATACTTAATTGATTGTGGCAGATGAAAAATAATCTTCTTTCATCTTTTGGACTTAAATTTcaccaatttttttaaatgtttgttaaaaTCCAGCTTGCTGGTGTCGATGTAGGCATAATGTAAGCTGGAAAAAAAGAAGGGTGCATATTTTAAATAGCACCCCATGACGCCCCAAGGCATGTTTGAGCTAATAAAGTACTTTTGAATGCAGTCACTGACATAATGTAGAAAATGCAACAGTTTTTGGTGCTCTCACAAGCAATAATGCAGTACTGACTCGATAATCTTTATTTTTCTCATGTTCATTGTGCTATATACACTGGCCAAGGTGATGAGGAAAAAAGAAACACATCTTTCCTCAAAATAGTTTCAAGCTCTCTATTACATTCCtaatcccccaccacccccctcccccgctccccgcaCTCCCAAGAACGCAAGGCCTTGAAAGGTAGATTTCAGGTGAAGTGGGAGTGAAGTGTCTCTAACCTGATGGTTTGTTAAAGCAGGAATGTTCTAGCAAGTGACTTATTATTAATACAGTTACTTGCGCAGCTCATTCACTAGTATTGTTTTAATAGGTTTGTGTActctttaaaacatttaaattaaagatacagtatggaaacaggcccttcagcgcacgtTGAACATTGATCGCCTGTTCACATTAGATATCCCCGGAGCAATTTGCAGGGCCAATTCACCtataaacctggacgtctttgggatgtgggaggaaaccagagctgctggaggaaacccacgaaagtcacagtgagaatgtgcaaactccacacaaacagcacccgaggtcaggatcgaaccctggtctctggcactgtgaggcagcagctctaccactgcgcaagtGCACTTTTAAACTTCTTGACAAATTACTGTTGGAGGTCAATGGTCCAAATCTTTAAACTCTAAGCTTTTACCTGAAACAAATCAATACTCatgattttttcccccaaaagCATTTTAAGAAATGTCCCCTTAAATTGTCCCCAAACGTTGGTCAGCTGGCATCAACCCTGATCCAAGAACTGATAAATAGTTCTGCTCTGCCATTATCTGCCACCACAATCAACATCTCACCTCCTGTTCTCACTAGACTTTTCAAAATACATCAGCTTACATTTTTCACGATTAAGTACCATCTGCCATTTAATTGCTAACCTTACCAGCTCATCAGTATGAAAGGGATAAAAGACAGTGGCTGATGCTTTTCCTACATTTAGAAGATGTTCTTTCCGAACCTCGCCCCAGAAAACATTTCAATTCACATTGGTTTAGGTTCAGCGATTGTATCTAATAATAGTTGATaagtttgggtttaggtttattattgtcgctccccagacctggagtacttactgctcaaatgtaggccattctatctgccgcggaagtttacggtggtcatcatcatggccgtatacattcccccacaggctaatgctaacctagcattagcacagctgcactcggccatcagtaagcagcaggatgcccaccccaacggtgccttcattgttgcaggggacttcaatcaggtcgacctacgagcctcgctccacaaattccatcaggatgtgcagtgccctaccaggggctcaaacacactggataaggtgtacaccaatgtaaaggacgcctacagagctctcccctgcccacccctgggacaatccgatcacctctcactgtttctactgcccgcatacaaacccctcatccgcaagaccaaacccacaataaagacggtcaaaatatggcccgaggatgccaccctacaactccaggactgctttgatcgcaccgactgggacctgtttgcacaacaggccacctacggttcagagatagaggtagacttggaggaatacgcatccactgtgctctcctacatcaactgctgtgtggagaatgtcacggaggacaaggtgataaagatgttcccaaaccggaaaccctggatgaacaaggagctacagaacctgctgagggcacgcaacattgcctttaaatctggtgacacttcagcatacagtgttgccagatcacacctaagcaaaggtattaaaagggccaaagacacccataggcaacgggtggaagaccacttcaacaccacggacaccagaagcatgtggcagggtgtcagggacatcactggctacaagagcagccctgcctgcccccacagcgatatggcattgaccaacgagcttaacaccttctttgcccgctttgaaactggcaaaaccaccttgagtgaaagaaccccagccgaggcggtgggacaggtcttgcaactgagcacacaggaggtacaacgcgctctgcaaagggtcaacccacgcaaggctgcaggaccggatggagttcaaggaagggtactgaaggactgtgctgaacagctggctgaggtattcaccaggatctttaacctgtcattatctctggctacggtccccaagtgcctgaagtcggctatcatagttccggtgccgaaaaaagcaaagatctccaacctgaacgactaccgcccggttgccctaacgccgatagtcatgaagtgctttgagaggctggtcctctcacacatcaaatccagcatccctgactcactggacccacatcaatttgcatacagggcaaatagatccacagaggacgccatctctctggctcgtcacactgtcctgactcacctagagagacagggcacgtacgtgaggatgctattcatagactatagctccgccttcaacacggtcatccccaccaagctcatcaccaaactccaccagctaggccttagctcgtcactatgcgactggatcctggacttcctgctggaacgaccgcaggcagtgagaatgggcccgcacctgtcctccactatcaccctgcgtaccggcacaccacagggctgtgttctgagccccatgctctactccctcttcacacacgactgtgttcctgcattcgacaccaacaccattgtcaagtttgcagatgacacaacggtgatcgggctgatcaccaacggggatgaaacaaactatagagcggaggtgcagaacctggcggactggtgctcggataacaacctgtccctaaataccaccaagaccaaggagctgatcatcaacttccgtaggtcacataacggggaatatgccccgatctctatcaacggggttagtgtggagagagtgtccagcttcaagtttctgggcactcacatttcggaggacctaacatggtccaataacactgctgcgctggtcaagaaggcacaacaaagactgttctacttaagaacactgaaaaagtctggtctaccccaacagctgctgacgaccttctaccgctgcaccatagagagcatcctaacgcatggaatccctgtgtggtacctcagctgcacggaggcagaaaggaaagctctacagcgggtagtccatagagctcagagggccatcggaacacagctaccagacttggagggcatctacaacacacgatgcctcagaaaagccaccagcatccacaaagactcttcacacccctgcaacagtctgttcgaactccttccatcgggcagacgatacaaggccttctacgcccgcacctccagactcaggaacagcttcatccccagggccatagctgctatgaaccggtcctgctgagccggatgtccacaacgcatagatcaacttgcactttaccctgtccaaaactgttacaactttccgttttgttgggttgctgctgtctaaattacctaaattattgcatcgtatgggaggcgcattcccaatctcgttgtacccctgggtacaatgacaataaagatatattgtattgtattgtattgtattgtacagtgaAGAATTTTGTTTTGATGGCTGTCCAAACCTCTAGGAAGAGCATGTAAAGAGTCGCCGTGCTCCGGCACCATCTTTAGGGGACCTTCCCAGCTGAATGGTCTGCTTCTTTAGAGGGTTGTTAGATCAGTTATGGCAATGGTTGACAtgtctgcagatgctagaatctggtgaaaaaatcaaactgctgaaaGAAATCtgaggatcaggcagtatctgtctgacgacatttcgggtcaggacccttcttcagatttgagcCTTGAGTATGAAtaaaggtcccaatctgaaacatcacctgtccatttccctccacagaagctagttgactcactgagttcctctggcagattgtttttTTGCTATAGAAATGGTTTCTGTTTTTGTTCAGAGTTGAAGATGAAAGATAGTGATTTAAACAAAGTTTAAATTTATATTAGTGTTAGGGAGTTAGCATTTCAACAATTTTGCATTGCATGTATTTAGTATTGTTAAAGTATCAAAACACTCAGAGGTAGTGGCACAAGAGATTTATCAAACAAAGAGTGATTCCACACCACAGGCTGCCCTGGGTAGCAAACAGGTTCTGCTTTATATAGATGCCAAAGAGTGTGTGTTAGGGTGTacctggctgctgtaaattgtgcctggtatgtaggggagttgatgagaacgtgggataatatagaactagagtgaatgggtgatgaatggtcgatgtggactctgagggccgaagagcctatttctaggCTATTTGATTCGATGTCTATGTCCTTAAGTCAATTTTGTCTATAAGGCAGAATATACAAAAAATCACTCAATTTGGTAACCATACCTCTGCAGCACTGCAATGAATGACATCAAAAGCATATAAGACATAGAAAaaaacaattattaaaaataGAGGGAGTGAGGAAACTAGTTTTGTTGTTTGTAATAATTAATGTGTGTACATACATCAAACTTTTGATTTGATAATACTATGAAAGGTTGATGGTATGTACGGGTATCTTTAAATCAGGGTTCATAATCCAGGGACAGCCTGTATCTAAGTAGACATGGGAGAAAATGGGAAAAAACACATTCAAAGGAAGAAACTTTAAGGATTGTCTTAGAGAGAGAATTCCAGAGCTTCAGATCCCAGCAGCCTCAGGCACAGTGGCTACCAATGAATCATATAGAATCTAGAATCATATAGAATCTAAGAGATCATATAGAAGAGAGAACTCTCAGAAGAGTTTACGGAACTAGAGAAGAGGTGACATCATGAAATTATTTGAAAACAAGCACAAGAACATCATAATCAAGATATTACTCAAGTGGAAACCAATGTAAGTCATTGGTAAAGAAGTGATAGGTAAATAGGACCTACTGGGAGGTAGGAAATGGACAGCAGGACTTCTGTTTACCTCAAGCTTATGCGATCATGAAAGGCCAACCACGTATATAATACTGAGGGAGTAAATATACCCGATGATTATCTGTGTTCCTTCCATAAGAGATCCACTTCCCTGATGCATCTTGATATGCTGTTGTTTACTACTAATTCAATATTCATTTCTTACAACCTTCTTCTGTTGCATATAATGTGAATCGTCTTTGCATCTGTTGTTTGTGTCATTTAATTGGGAGTTTTAAACAGAAAATACCTCTGGAGGATAATATTCCTTAAAATAGTTTTTGCTTGATTACTTTAATTCTTTTGCACTTTATGTTCATTCTTGCTTTTTTTTGTGGTTCGTTTCAGTTGTGAGACTTCagttttgttatttttttcaTTAAGCAATTCTAACAAACCCATGTTAGGTGCATCTTTCTATTGAAGCATAATGCAGCTGTAGTCAAGAACACATTTCTATAAATGATCCACTATAAACAATCTGTTTTAATTAGACACTGCCACATCTCAGTGGTTTTTGAAGGCAACACATTTGATTAATCTCCAATAGGAAAGTTTTGTGGACTGAAGTTATGATTTGAGAAAATGAAATATCGgaaagggatttaaaaaaaaaatcagtcaccTCCCATTGCAAAGTTGCAATTTATGCACTATTGCAATGAGAGTAAAATTCTCCAAATGCTTGTCATGTTTCTGCATTTGCATTTTAGCACACAGAATTGAATGATAATTTTGTAAAGTAAAATAGTGTAATACACGGTATTACTTAACATTAAAAAGAAATCTGGCTCAGCATGAGAATTCTTAATGGGGTGGAAACACAATCTTCTTCTTTTTCCCTGCCAGTCCCTCAGGATCGAGGATAATTTGCTTCGGCTCTGGCTATGTGGTTTCTAAGCTGGCTGTTGAGGGCAGAGTGGGGACTGCAGACTTTTCCACAGGAGGTGCTGCATGGGTAGGGTGGGTAGGTAGTTTGGGAGGTGGTGCTCTCCTTTCATCTGTTAAGCTGAATTTCTGTGACCAATGGACATCAGGTCCTCGATCCATGTGGGATGCTTGAGACCTTTAGCGTTGGTCCATCTGGTGTTGCATTGAGGCCAGGGTGATGGTGATCACAGTGCAGATTATAGTGTGGTCAGTACAACAGTCACCAGTACCTGGGACCTGATGGGTGATGGAGACATCCATGCAGCCTCTGGCTCAGACAATGACATTGCTTAATGGGGATTagtgcctggattaggggtattATCATGAGGTCTCCTGCTTGTTGCTCTAACAAAACAGTCTTAGTTAATCCATGCTTTTAGGATTTGTACTTGCTAAAGTTTAATGATTTATTTCCCTCGAATcaataaagaaaaaaatattctATATTGATCAGTATTTGATTTTACAAAGGCTCATTCACTGGTGAACAAATGTAAGTCAAATAGAGTTATAGAGTACTGAATCTATACAGTAGGGCAAAGcgtccatcggcccaacttgtccatgatgaccaagCTGTCTAAATGAGCTAACTCCACTGGCCTGCACCTGGTCCAAATCCCACcaaacttttctatccatgtacccataagagtgtcttttaaatgttgcaattgtaccagTCTCAAACGACTAGAAGAattcatgggtcaggcagcatctagaaacatagaaacatagaaaataggtgcaggaggaggccattcagcccttcgagccagcaccgccattcattgtgatcatggctgatcatccccaatcaataccccatgcctgccttctccccatatcccttgattccactagcccctcgagctctatccaactctgtgggaggaaatgggcagaCGCCATTTTgtagtgggacccttcttcaggcagaagcCTTaattctgaagaaaagtcccagcTGAAATATTGATTGTccacccttccacagatgctgcctgacccgctgagttccgtcAACAGCTCTCCTTTTTGGTTAGCATCACATGGAATCTTGCAGCACacacatttttaaaaaggaaCACAAATCAAGAAATTGGCTTTGACAAGCCCAGAGATTCATCGTTAAATGTTTATCTAAATTAATGGATTTTTGGCCAGAGGGGAGCAGATATTTCTGAGTATATTTATGATGGGCAGGCGGAcaagagtttgtcttggcatcatgttcggctcagACGATGGGATGAGGGGCCTTTTCAtgtgctgcactgctctgtgAACTACTATGAACTACTATGAACTACTATGAACTACTATGTTCCACAAATGATTCAGATGGGATGTAGATTCAATGGGAGGTGCCCTGTGCATCGGCAAGCATTGGTTAGCCTCCTGCTGATCCACAATGCTTGATTTTTTGAACACATTGTGTTGCCCCAGCCTGCCAGCTCTGACTAATGTTGTCCTTATTTGtccttcctttggcagcttatgTTCCTGAAGAAGAGCTGAAGGCAGCCGACCTCGACGAAGACCTCCCGGAGAAGGAGCTGCCTCCCGAGGGCGAACTGGACCACGAGTTCCACTGCCCCGAAGAGGACGAGGAGGTCAAAGAGGAAGAAGCCAGCTACCAGAACTCGCCAGCCAGCACGCCGGTACACCCAGACCCTGGTTACAGGTCCCCCACCAGCGACACCAGTGACCCACTGGCCGACCTGCGGAGCATCTCCTCCAAGGAAGGgcaggagagggaggaaggggtgcCAGGTGAGGATGTCCTGCAGGCCTCACGGGACAGCTTGGCCCAGATGAAGGCGGCCTATTCCAACCTCCTGAGCAGCTCCTACTGGACCAGCCTGGGCCTGGACCTGAAGAGCCCCAATCAGGCCAGAGGCAGCGGCAGTAGCAACGGCAGCAGCCACAATGGCAATGGCGGAGGGTTGGGCTATGACTGGCACCAGGCCGCCTTGGCCAAGTCGCTCCAGCAGACGTCTTACGGGATCATCCCCGAGCCCAGCCTCTTCAGCACGGTGCAGCTTTACCGGCAGCAGAACAAGCTGTTCGGCTCAGTCTTCACCGGGGCCAGTAAGTTCCGCTGCAAGGACTGCAGTTCGGCCTACGACACCTTGGTCGACCTCACCGTGCACATGAACGAGACCGGCCACTACCGCGACGACAACCGCGACCGGGACTCCGACAACCCCCGCAAGTGGTCCAAGCCCAGGAAGCGCTCCCTCATGGAGATGGAAGGCAAGGAGGATGCTCAGAAGGTCCTGAAGTGCATGTACTGTGGGCACTCCTTCGAGTCGCTGCAGGACCTCAGCGTCCACATGATCAAGACCAAGCACTACCAGAAGGTGCCTCTGAAGGAGCCCATGCCAGCCCTGGCCTCCAAGCTCGTGCCGCCCAACAAGAGATGGGCGCAGCAGGAACCTCCGCCCTGCTCTCCGGAATCTGCTTCCAACCCATCGGGCCTACCTGCTGGGGAGTCGTCCTCTGGCCAGAGAGCGGCCAACCCTTACGTGACTCCCAACAATCGCTACGGCTACCAGAATGGGGCCAGCTACACCTGGCAGTTCGAAGCCCGGAAGGCGCAGATCCTCAAGTGCATGGAATGCGGTAGCTCGCACGACACCTTGCAGCAGCTGACGGCGCACATGATGGTGACCGGCCACTTCTTGAAGGTCACCAACTCGGCCTCCAAGAAAGGCAAGCAGCTGGTGTTCGACACAGTGGTCGAGGAGAAAATCCAGTCCATTCCCTTGCCTCCGTCCACACCGGCACGGCTCATGGTCCCCACTGCCCAAGCCAAGCTTGAAACCTCCCCGCCTCCGATGGCCGATGAGAGGAAGGAGCAGGAGGTAGAACCGGCGGAAGAggatgtgaaagagagggagataAAGGAGGAGCGGGAGGATCCTGAAGAAAAGTCGGAGTCGACTTCCCAGTACCAGTATCTGCGGGAGGAAGATCTGGATGAGAGTCCCAAAGGCGGAATTGATATCCtgaaatctctggagaacacggtcaCCACCGCCATCAACAAGGCTCAGAATGGTGCCCCCACATGGGGAGGCTATCCTAGCATCCATGCTGCCTATCAGCTCTCAGCAGCAATAAGGCCCTTCCATCCAGCAGTGCAGAATGTCCAATCGACTCCATTCTATGCCAGCAACCTAAAGGCCCCGTCTTCCGAACATCTCGCCTTGGTGGATCCCTCGGAGTGCCAGTCACCCCCGCCTCTGAAGAGCAACGTCCATGCTATGGAGGAACTGGTGGAGAAGGTCACGGGGAAGATGGTCGTCAAGGCCGAAGTGAAAGCGGCAGAGCAAGAGCGGATGGTCGCGCCCAGGATCAAGGTGACCGGCGGCTCGTCATCGCCCAGCATGAGTGACCCTCCCAGAGCCGAAGACAACGACACGTCAACGCAAACGTCGAGAGACGGCGATGGCCAGGAGGTGAAAGTGAAGAAGGAGACCAATTTGGACGGACCTTTCCCAAATGGTAACGAGTGTCTGAGGTCAACAGTCAGCAATGGCTGTAACAGTATGGCAATTATCACTGACCAGTCGCCCG
This window contains:
- the tshz1 gene encoding teashirt homolog 1; amino-acid sequence: MPRRKQQAPRRSAAYVPEEELKAADLDEDLPEKELPPEGELDHEFHCPEEDEEVKEEEASYQNSPASTPVHPDPGYRSPTSDTSDPLADLRSISSKEGQEREEGVPGEDVLQASRDSLAQMKAAYSNLLSSSYWTSLGLDLKSPNQARGSGSSNGSSHNGNGGGLGYDWHQAALAKSLQQTSYGIIPEPSLFSTVQLYRQQNKLFGSVFTGASKFRCKDCSSAYDTLVDLTVHMNETGHYRDDNRDRDSDNPRKWSKPRKRSLMEMEGKEDAQKVLKCMYCGHSFESLQDLSVHMIKTKHYQKVPLKEPMPALASKLVPPNKRWAQQEPPPCSPESASNPSGLPAGESSSGQRAANPYVTPNNRYGYQNGASYTWQFEARKAQILKCMECGSSHDTLQQLTAHMMVTGHFLKVTNSASKKGKQLVFDTVVEEKIQSIPLPPSTPARLMVPTAQAKLETSPPPMADERKEQEVEPAEEDVKEREIKEEREDPEEKSESTSQYQYLREEDLDESPKGGIDILKSLENTVTTAINKAQNGAPTWGGYPSIHAAYQLSAAIRPFHPAVQNVQSTPFYASNLKAPSSEHLALVDPSECQSPPPLKSNVHAMEELVEKVTGKMVVKAEVKAAEQERMVAPRIKVTGGSSSPSMSDPPRAEDNDTSTQTSRDGDGQEVKVKKETNLDGPFPNGNECLRSTVSNGCNSMAIITDQSPESPFVNPLSALQSIMNTHLGKAAKPLSPSLDPLAMLYKISNSVLDKPIFPATQAKQADIVDRYYYENNDQPIDLTKSKSNKKLISAMTETILSSSRENALLDISDMVKNLTGRLTPKSSTPSTVSEKSEADVSCFEDTFDDISPVQKRKGRQSNWNPQHLLMLQAQFAASLRESSEGKFIMSDLNLHERVHISKFTGLSMTTISHWLANVKYQLRRTGGTKFLKNLDTGHPVFFCNDCASQFRTPASYIGHLEIHLGFSMKDLSKLSVEQLREQQAVAKVIPNRPLNSVGMSEEDVNSTFQCKMCNRTFVSKHAVKLHLSKTHGKSPEDHLLFVTEFEKQ